ATTTTTTCCCTCGAATCGAAGGAAAAGGCGCGACATGACCGTGGCGCGTTGTCGGTTCGTAACGCGTTTCACGAACGCACCTCTCCGGCGCTTGCCAGGGTGTCGCCATCTGCTTGAGGTCGTGTGCGTCTCCTTCGGGTTCCACGTCCCCACGCCATCCGACGGATTGAACGGGCTGCCGTCCGTGCTGTCGTCGTTGTTCTCGCTGAACACTTCGCAGACGATCCTCAATAAGGAGCTTTCGCCGACGCACAGGCTACGACGAAGCGTGGCGTCCTGGGTATAGGGGTTGGTCGTACCCGCCTTCACGTGGATCGTCGTCACGTCCGTGATCAGCCCCGTAATCAGGCTGAAAACGCCCGTGAACGTCTGCTTCGCGGTGGCCCAGCTTAAGCCATCGCCCGTGTCGTCCGGCCGGTCCGCACTAACATAAAATTCCGTGGCCATAACCCCTCCGTTTGGTTTCGGCTCCGGAGGGTTTCGGCTCCGGAGCGGTTCGGCCCCGGAGCGGTTCGGCCCCGGAGCGTCTTTAAAGAGCGTTTAATATACGTCTATCATGACGGAAATGCCGTGTCAAGTGAAAAATATCGCGATCGGCAACAAACATCACGGCGGCCGAATGACAACGCCTTAAGGAAATAGGTTAACGCAGCGCGTCATATTCAAGGCGGACATAACATTAAGGTTCGAAATACACGTGAATTCAAGTAGATGGGTGACGATTGTTAATACTCCGACGCCGCGCCCGGAAATTCAAAACGACACGCGAGATGGCAAGGTCGGTTTGCGAGTTGAATTCGGGTGGGACGCTTGCGCTCCCGGGGCCGATCCTTCGGCTGCGCCCCAAGAGACTTTCCGCGGACCCAGGATATGTGCCGAACTGGGGCTCGGCGTTCCCAGGTATTACGCCATGCCGAGCTTTTGCATCTTCCGCCACAGCGTCGTGCGGCTCATGCCAAGCTCGGAGGCCGCTTCGCCACGGCGGTAGTGATGGCGTTCGAGCGCGGAAAGGATACGTTCGGCCTCGCGCTGTTCGAGCATCGATCGGCGCCCGTCGCCGCCGCCGTTTTCGTCGGGCACGGGTACGGGAACGGTGAACGCGCGCGCAGGCGCGAGGGTTCGCGGATGGCGAACGCGATCGGGCAGGTCCGCGGGCATGATGATCTCCGCGGGGGAGACGGCGACCACGTATTCGATCGCGTTGATCAGCTCGCGCACGTTGCCCGGCCAGGCGTAGCCCATGAGGATGCGTTTGGTGTCCGGCGAAAAGCGCTTGCGCAGGCCGTCGCCCTTCTTTGCGGAAAAACGGCGCAGGAAGTGATGTGCGATCAGCTCGATATCCTCGGGCCTTTCGCGCAGCGGCGGCAGGTGCATCGGCACGACATTCAGGCGATAGAAAAGGTCCTGACGAAAGCGCCCGGTGCGTACCGCGAGGTCGAGGTCGACGTTCGTCGCGGCGATGATGCGCGCGTCCATGGTGAGGGTTTGCGTTCCGCCGACGCGCTCGAACTTTCGCTCCTGCAGCACACGCAGCAGCTTCACCTGTAGCGCGGGCGGCATGTCGCCGACCTCGTCGAGAAACAGCGTGCCGCCGGCGGCCATCTCCAGGCGGCCGGGCTTTTGCCGGATCGCGCCCGTGAA
This sequence is a window from bacterium. Protein-coding genes within it:
- a CDS encoding sigma 54-interacting transcriptional regulator → MSSRRWEELFRDGLNHVQDAVIFVDAHRRIVYLNQSGERLTGLPLDAARGKTCTDLLRDEDEPVSCDIDAILSGAEPRKAERTTLVRADGTRVPVEICIARAPHSPDAAPTFLVNIRDLSELGVDAGGGERVGLGNILSRSPLMARVFALIESIADIDVSVLIQGESGTGKELVALAIHERSLRKDGPFHAVNCGALTLELLDSELFGHEKGAFTGAIRQKPGRLEMAAGGTLFLDEVGDMPPALQVKLLRVLQERKFERVGGTQTLTMDARIIAATNVDLDLAVRTGRFRQDLFYRLNVVPMHLPPLRERPEDIELIAHHFLRRFSAKKGDGLRKRFSPDTKRILMGYAWPGNVRELINAIEYVVAVSPAEIIMPADLPDRVRHPRTLAPARAFTVPVPVPDENGGGDGRRSMLEQREAERILSALERHHYRRGEAASELGMSRTTLWRKMQKLGMA